Below is a genomic region from Azoarcus sp. KH32C.
TCCCCAGCGTGTCGATGACGCTCTCCGAGCAGTGGCTGGCGAAGATCGAGGCCGACCTGTTCTGGACCGGCGACCGATCGAACAAGGTCCCGTTCAGCAACCAGAAGTCGCAGTTGTTCGGCTATTTCGACAACGCCAGCCAGATCGTTTTCCGCTTGACCCGGCAGTTCTAAAAAAGGAGGAGACCACCATGCATAACGAATCCCGAATCATCGGCGGCGCCGTCGGCCTGATGCTGCTGTTCGCGGCACAGGGTGCGCAGGCCAAGGTGCTGGAGCCCGGCTTCATCATCACCAAGGACAACCTCGCCAGCGTCAAGAACGACACTTTCGAGGGCAAGACCATCGCGAGCATGATTCCCGAAAAGCTCGAATGGATGATCAACAACTACGACCTGACGATCAAGATCGCCCACTCGAAGAAGATCGAGATGGATCCGAAGTACGTCGAGGCGACCAAGAACTGGTCGAAGGACGTCAAGTTCAACCCCGCCGACCGTACCGTCACGGGCTGGAAGGCGGGCATGCTGTTCCCGCCCGAGGCGATCAAGCTCGACGACCCCAACGCCGGCGACAAGGTGATCTGGAACCTGCGCGCGGCGACCTACGGCGCGACGATGGACCTGCGCGACATCGCCTGGGTCTTCCTCGACGCCAAAAAGGGCTTCGAGCGCGTGCAGCGCTTCCAGTCGCGCCGCTACTACATGGAAGGGCGCCTCGACGGCGGGCCGATCTCCGTCGGCGACGGCAACATTGCGCAAAAGACCTACTTCGTCGCCACCAGCCCGCAGGAGATCCGCGGCATCGGCTCGTTCTCGGTGCGCTACAACGAGGCCGACTCGAAGAAGCCGGATGACGCCTACGCGTATCTGAAGTCGGTGCGGCGCACCCGGCGACTGTCCGGCGGGGCGTGGATGGACCCGATCGGCGGCACCGACCAGCTCTATGACGACTGGGATATCTGGGATGCCTGGCCGACGAAGTACACGTCGAACAAGCTGATCGAGAAGCGCTGGATCTTCGCCATCGCCCACAGCCCCGAGATGAGCGTCGACAACAGCCAGACCGGCAAGTCGATCGAGAAGGAATATCCGCGCATCGGCATGAGCGAGCCGCCGTACTTCAACCCGGCCAAGGACATCGAGTGGGAGCCGCGCGAGGTGTATGTCGTCGAGGGCACGCCGCCGCCGGAGCACCCGTACAGCAAGAAGGTGGCCTACATCGAGGTCGATTTCCCGCGCCCGTATCTGGGCTACGCGCTCGACCGCAAGGGGGAGTTCTGGAAGATGTTCATCTTCCAGAATCGCCCCGATACCGGTGACGACGGCTACAAGGCGGTGATGCCGGTCGTGGGCCACATCATCGACGTCAAGCGCGGTCACGCCACCAATTGGTCGTCCAACATGAAGTCCAACCCGAAAGGCGTGAAGGAGACCGATGTGTCGCTGAACGTTCTGGAGGAGGTTGCGACGGGGGCGGGCCGCTAAGCGGCCCCTGCGGACGCCCCCTGCGCCGGGACTGCAGGCTCTCCCCCGCTTGGTCCGCCCCTGGTTGCTTCGGGGGCGGACATTTTTCCCGCGCGACGGGCGGGAGCGGTGCGGTCTGCGGCATCGACCACGACAACGGAGGGAGAACTCCGACATGAACATCTATACGCCCACGGGCGATGAATGGCGCACGACGCAACTCGCGCGCTTCATCGCGCGCCACGGCTACCGCGACCTCGACGACCTGCGCGAGCAGGCGGCGCGCGAACCCGGACTTTTCTGGGACCAGGTGATCCAGGCGATCGGTCTCGACTGGGTGATGCCGTACCGCCAGACGCTCGACGTGAGTGACGGCGTGATGTGGCCGAAGTGGTTTGTCGATGGGCGCCTCGACCTCGTCGACAACCTGGTCGGCAAGCACGCCCGCGCCACGCCGACCAAGATCGCGATCCGCTGGGAGGGCGACCGCGGCGAGCTGCGCACGATCAGCTACGCCGAGCTGGCCGCCGAGGTGGAGCGCGTCGCGGCCGGGCTGTGTGCGATGGGCGTCGGCGCGGGCGATCGCATCGCGCTCTATCTGCCGATGATCCCCGAGGCCGCCGTGACGATGCTCGCCGCGACCCGCATCGGCGCGATCTTCATCCCCTTCTTTTCCGGCTACGGCGCCGACTCGGTCGCGCAGCGCATCGCCGACTGCGAGGCGCGCGTGCTGGTGTGCGCCAATGGCTATTACCGCCGCGGCAAGCGCGTGCCGATGCTCGACGACGCCCGTGCCGCGGCGCGCGCGAGCCCGTCGCTGCGTCAGCTCGTCGTCGTGGACCGGCTGGGCATCGGTCCGGCCGACGCCGATGACGCCGGCGAAGCGTCCTGCGTCGAATTCGAATACCGGCGGCTGCCGGGCTACCTGTCTACCTGTTCGCGGGTGGCCTTTCCGGCCGACCAGACGCTGATGCTGATCTACACCTCGGGCACCACCGGCAAGCCGAAGGGCGTTGTGCACACCCATGCCGGCTTCCCGGTGAAGGGCGCGCAGGATCTGCAGATGGCCTTCGATCTGCGCGCCGACGACACGCTGATGTGGATCACCGACATGGGCTGGCTGATGGGGCCGTGGATGGTCTATGGCGGACTGATGCTCGGCGCGACCCTGGTGTTCTACGAAGGCACGCCGGATTACCCCGACGCGGGGCGGTTGTGGGATGTCGTCGCGCGCCACCGGGTCACGCATTTCGGCCTGTCGCCGACGCTGGTG
It encodes:
- a CDS encoding DUF1329 domain-containing protein, yielding MHNESRIIGGAVGLMLLFAAQGAQAKVLEPGFIITKDNLASVKNDTFEGKTIASMIPEKLEWMINNYDLTIKIAHSKKIEMDPKYVEATKNWSKDVKFNPADRTVTGWKAGMLFPPEAIKLDDPNAGDKVIWNLRAATYGATMDLRDIAWVFLDAKKGFERVQRFQSRRYYMEGRLDGGPISVGDGNIAQKTYFVATSPQEIRGIGSFSVRYNEADSKKPDDAYAYLKSVRRTRRLSGGAWMDPIGGTDQLYDDWDIWDAWPTKYTSNKLIEKRWIFAIAHSPEMSVDNSQTGKSIEKEYPRIGMSEPPYFNPAKDIEWEPREVYVVEGTPPPEHPYSKKVAYIEVDFPRPYLGYALDRKGEFWKMFIFQNRPDTGDDGYKAVMPVVGHIIDVKRGHATNWSSNMKSNPKGVKETDVSLNVLEEVATGAGR
- a CDS encoding AMP-binding protein, with the protein product MNIYTPTGDEWRTTQLARFIARHGYRDLDDLREQAAREPGLFWDQVIQAIGLDWVMPYRQTLDVSDGVMWPKWFVDGRLDLVDNLVGKHARATPTKIAIRWEGDRGELRTISYAELAAEVERVAAGLCAMGVGAGDRIALYLPMIPEAAVTMLAATRIGAIFIPFFSGYGADSVAQRIADCEARVLVCANGYYRRGKRVPMLDDARAAARASPSLRQLVVVDRLGIGPADADDAGEASCVEFEYRRLPGYLSTCSRVAFPADQTLMLIYTSGTTGKPKGVVHTHAGFPVKGAQDLQMAFDLRADDTLMWITDMGWLMGPWMVYGGLMLGATLVFYEGTPDYPDAGRLWDVVARHRVTHFGLSPTLVRMLMASDGSLPPPGALDTLRVFGSTGEAWNEAPWRWLFEQVGESRRPIINYSGGTEIGGGILACFPGLPQKPCAFNGPIPGMAVEVLDGDGRPVRGSVGELAIRQPWPGMTHGFWRDAERYREAYWSVWPDVWMHGDWASVDEDGYWLVHGRSDDTIKIAGKRVGPADFESALVSHPLVVEAVAVGVPDELKGEAVVCFVTVRDGEALAARPWDEWEAELVEHVGRQLGKPLRPARVHRVEAIPKTRNGKTVRRVMRAAYLGTRPGDLSAIENPDAIDAVSAIGLTARRVVDAVGT